GCACCTTTTTCTAATAGCATCAGACCTATCTTGACCATACGAAACTTGATTGCCAAATCTAAAGGTGTGTAACCATAACTATCTTGCTCGTTGACATTAATGCCATTACTGTTGATTAAAAGTTCAGCAAATTCCGGTTGATTTCTATAAATCATGTAATGAAGTATCGGTGCTTCTTCGTGCGATCGCCCCCGATTGCTTTCACTGTAAACTCTAATATTGGGACTTGCACCGTATTTCAACAGCAATTTCATGAAATCCAAGCTATTATCAAGTACTGTTTTAAACAAGATTGGTTCATAGGACTCTCTAATGTTGGGATCAGCACCGTGTTTAAGTAGTAGTTCTGCATTGGCAAGGGAAGAAACACAAAATAACAAAGGCCATTGACTACCCCCACGCCAACTTAAAAATCGATAATGTTTGACGCGGAGGTTAGGGTTTCCGCCTTGCTGGAGGTAGTTTTGCAAAACATTTACATCGTCACATACACCCCTTGGTGACAAGCCAAAGGAACTCAATACTTTCCATTTAAAAGAGTTACCTAGCCAAACTGCCGCCAGTGTACCGATAACTAAGGCGATGAGAGCATTACGGGGGGAGAGTTGAGTTGTTTGTAAGGGTTTTGCTGGTTGTCTTAAGGCTAACAAAGCTGCTTCGGCGGTAGGAAAGCGATCCTTCACATCAGGTTCTAAAAGTTTTTCTAACCACTCCCCAAAAGCATCAGAAACTTGAATATGCTCCCGAAAATCTACAGACAAAGCATTCTGAGGTAACTCTGCTGGCGATTTGTGAGTCAATAAATATAATAATGTAGCTCCCAATCCATACAAGTCTGTTGCTGGGACAGCTTGTCCAAGAAACTGTTCGGGAGCCATATAACCATAAGTTCCCACAACAGTACTACCCCGCATTAAGGTACTGTAGTAAGTATCTCGCACTGCACCAAAGTCAACTAAATACAGTGAGCCATCCTCATGACGAATAATATTGTGTGGTTTAATATCACGATGAATGACTGGCGGGTATAAGCGTTGCAAATAAACTAGAATCGCTAATATCTGCCGCGCTATTTGTTTGAGCGTTGCTTCATCGCCGCGCCATCCCTGTTCTACCCATGCAGCCAAAGATTTTCCTGGCGCTAATTCTTGCACAATGTAAAAACGGCGATCGCTTGCGGTATCGAGGTGAAAATAATTAAGATAACGCGGTATTCCCCGATGCTGGAGTTTTGCTAGTACTTGCGCCTCCCGCTCAAACAACTCCACAACTTTCCAGTCTTGTGCTTGCTGGAGAGAAATGACTTTAATTGCCACGGTGACACCAGACTGTGTTATGTCTTCCGCCGCATAAGTAATACTGCTATTGCCTTCGCCTAAGATTATGACAATCCGATAGCGATCGCTCACAGGTTGTTTGGTAGGATCAACGATTACATCACCTGGTTGATGCAATGACCGAGCCATGATGGTTACTGTATTAACTCTAATTACAGTATTCCCATAGTTAGCTCGATTACTCTACATTCACTAAATCTACTGAGTGTTTAACTGGTAACAACATTCGTATCAACTGACCTAATGAGATGGAACGTTGTTCTTGGACAAAAATTAGGGGTACAAGCGCCACCATTCGTAGTAAGCCTGAGAGAGCAAATAGCCCTAGTAAACCACCAATAGCCGGAAAAGTTGCTAAGAAACTACCGAATGTAATACCAATTGCTCCAGTTATACCAGCAACCGCGCCGACGATCGCAAAATAACCAGACTGATAACGTAGAGGTGCGATACCCATCATCATATTGTTGGTACATAAATCGATTGCTGCCCATGTACCACCTGCTAATATGTGCAGTAACGGTAAGTAAACCCAGAAAGAAAGTTGATTACTTCCCACCGCCAACCACAACAAAGGAGTTATCGCTACCAAAACACCTACCAATACTAATAGCGGACGATTACCGATGCGATCGGCCAATTTACCCCATAAAAGCAGCATTAACATATTTGCAGCCGTACCCAAACCGTGATAAATCGTCACTACACTAATATCTATATTTAGGTTATCTAGCAAATATAGGTTAAAGAAGGGAGCGCTAACATTAACCGCAAAACACCAAATGCTTAAATAAAGCACGAACTTCAAAAAATTAGTATCCTTGAGCAAGCTAAAATCTATTCCTTGAAACTGTGATTTCTTAGCATCATCATCTTTCAACATCTGAGGATTGACATCAGTCATCCACA
Above is a genomic segment from Nostoc sp. MS1 containing:
- a CDS encoding serine/threonine-protein kinase, with amino-acid sequence MARSLHQPGDVIVDPTKQPVSDRYRIVIILGEGNSSITYAAEDITQSGVTVAIKVISLQQAQDWKVVELFEREAQVLAKLQHRGIPRYLNYFHLDTASDRRFYIVQELAPGKSLAAWVEQGWRGDEATLKQIARQILAILVYLQRLYPPVIHRDIKPHNIIRHEDGSLYLVDFGAVRDTYYSTLMRGSTVVGTYGYMAPEQFLGQAVPATDLYGLGATLLYLLTHKSPAELPQNALSVDFREHIQVSDAFGEWLEKLLEPDVKDRFPTAEAALLALRQPAKPLQTTQLSPRNALIALVIGTLAAVWLGNSFKWKVLSSFGLSPRGVCDDVNVLQNYLQQGGNPNLRVKHYRFLSWRGGSQWPLLFCVSSLANAELLLKHGADPNIRESYEPILFKTVLDNSLDFMKLLLKYGASPNIRVYSESNRGRSHEEAPILHYMIYRNQPEFAELLINSNGINVNEQDSYGYTPLDLAIKFRMVKIGLMLLEKGATLNKESNPQLLREWQQELEKRKSQ
- a CDS encoding MFS transporter; the protein is MSINQEDITELETNSLPPIPIQEISEDRTLTETVISATPKRFLKIISKSEIRNSLKALTFESVFATIFYSIIGGALLSNFLLELGAGPVEIGLLAAIPQVVNLLQPLGAYLVNRSLSFRKYSISIFLPPRLLWLILVPAIWLTKSSYIAGQQVVQLTLIILLVGNIIEAFGRAPWLGWSAVLVPQKLRGRYFGFRSSILGLTNFVGVPLLGLVVSVWPGGTLQGYSAILLIGIILGIISVGCQMWMTDVNPQMLKDDDAKKSQFQGIDFSLLKDTNFLKFVLYLSIWCFAVNVSAPFFNLYLLDNLNIDISVVTIYHGLGTAANMLMLLLWGKLADRIGNRPLLVLVGVLVAITPLLWLAVGSNQLSFWVYLPLLHILAGGTWAAIDLCTNNMMMGIAPLRYQSGYFAIVGAVAGITGAIGITFGSFLATFPAIGGLLGLFALSGLLRMVALVPLIFVQEQRSISLGQLIRMLLPVKHSVDLVNVE